Proteins from a genomic interval of Clostridium sp. M62/1:
- a CDS encoding stage V sporulation protein AA codes for MGQNVFICLSQITQVHKKDVFLDDIAGVYCSDEATLNRVKALKIRTIKSHEARRYMGNVLDVIKKIEELDPSLSVSSVGETDFIISYVPPKAPVYAWEWTKTGAACLICFFGAMFAIMTFNNDASVTDVFREVYTLVMGRQPEGVTVLELSYSLGLALGITVFFNHFAKKKINTDPTPLEVEMRLYEDNVNKTLIQNDSRKESRNDVT; via the coding sequence ATGGGACAGAATGTATTTATCTGCCTGAGCCAGATCACCCAGGTTCACAAAAAGGACGTATTTCTCGATGACATTGCCGGCGTATACTGCAGCGACGAGGCCACATTAAACAGAGTGAAGGCGCTGAAGATCCGGACCATAAAGTCCCATGAGGCCCGCCGCTATATGGGGAATGTGCTGGATGTCATAAAAAAGATTGAGGAGTTAGATCCCTCCCTCTCCGTGTCCAGCGTGGGAGAAACGGATTTTATCATATCCTATGTGCCTCCGAAGGCGCCTGTCTATGCATGGGAATGGACAAAAACGGGAGCGGCCTGTCTGATCTGCTTTTTCGGAGCCATGTTCGCCATCATGACCTTTAACAATGACGCCAGCGTTACAGATGTGTTTCGTGAGGTCTATACGCTGGTGATGGGAAGACAGCCGGAGGGAGTGACGGTTCTGGAGCTGTCCTACTCCCTGGGGCTTGCCCTTGGAATCACTGTGTTTTTCAATCACTTTGCGAAAAAGAAGATCAACACAGATCCCACGCCTCTTGAGGTAGAGATGCGGCTCTATGAGGACAATGTAAACAAAACCCTGATACAGAATGACAGCAGAAAGGAGTCGCGAAATGACGTTACTTAA
- a CDS encoding SigB/SigF/SigG family RNA polymerase sigma factor: protein MEGTGKADGTIRLIMLAHGGDKAARDRLVEENMGLVWSIVRRFAGRGCETEDLFQIGSIGLIKAIDKFDTSYDVRFSTYAVPMIAGEIRRFLRDDGMIKVSRSVKEMGIKVSAAREKLAGTLGREPTLEEIAGSVGASREEVAASLEAGAQVESLYAPAGGDDTNLSLLDRLSQESRENEEVLDRMVLKKLLGSLGEKERELIVRRYFYGQTQTKIAGQMGISQVQVSRMEKRILKKMREEFGLD from the coding sequence ATGGAGGGGACAGGAAAGGCAGACGGAACCATCCGTCTGATTATGCTGGCTCACGGTGGGGATAAAGCAGCCAGAGATCGGCTGGTAGAAGAGAATATGGGGCTGGTCTGGAGCATAGTGCGGAGGTTCGCCGGCAGAGGATGTGAGACGGAGGATCTCTTTCAGATTGGAAGCATCGGCCTTATCAAGGCTATCGATAAATTTGACACCTCCTACGATGTGCGGTTTTCCACCTATGCGGTGCCCATGATTGCCGGGGAGATAAGGCGTTTCCTGAGAGATGACGGAATGATCAAGGTGAGCCGCTCTGTAAAGGAGATGGGGATCAAGGTGAGTGCTGCCAGGGAAAAGCTGGCAGGAACCTTGGGACGGGAACCGACGCTGGAGGAGATTGCCGGAAGCGTGGGGGCAAGCCGCGAGGAGGTGGCAGCGTCGCTGGAGGCAGGCGCCCAGGTGGAATCACTTTACGCCCCGGCAGGCGGGGATGACACAAATCTGTCCCTCCTGGACCGGCTTTCCCAGGAGAGCCGGGAAAACGAAGAGGTGCTGGACCGGATGGTATTAAAAAAACTGCTGGGCTCCCTGGGAGAGAAGGAGAGGGAACTGATTGTGCGGCGGTATTTTTACGGGCAGACCCAGACAAAAATCGCCGGACAGATGGGCATTTCCCAGGTGCAGGTGTCAAGGATGGAAAAGAGAATACTGAAAAAAATGAGAGAGGAATTTGGGCTGGACTGA
- the spoIIAB gene encoding anti-sigma F factor, whose amino-acid sequence MQKVMEEKRREPEWMKMEIESRSENEEFARVAVAVFLSRLDPTVEEMDDIKTAVSEAVTNAVIHGYQGGEGTIYIETGIAGQEATVIVRDLGVGIPDIEKAMEPMYTTDLSGERSGMGFSFMEAFMDEVKVESEPGKGTTVTLKKTVGR is encoded by the coding sequence ATGCAGAAAGTAATGGAAGAAAAGAGGAGAGAGCCTGAGTGGATGAAAATGGAGATTGAGAGCCGTTCGGAAAACGAGGAGTTTGCCAGGGTGGCAGTGGCAGTGTTTTTAAGCCGTCTGGATCCGACCGTGGAGGAGATGGACGATATAAAGACGGCTGTTTCCGAGGCTGTCACCAATGCAGTGATACACGGGTACCAGGGAGGAGAAGGAACGATCTACATAGAAACAGGGATTGCCGGACAGGAAGCTACCGTCATCGTGCGGGATTTGGGAGTGGGAATTCCGGACATAGAGAAGGCCATGGAGCCCATGTACACTACAGACCTTTCAGGAGAACGCTCCGGCATGGGCTTTTCCTTTATGGAGGCTTTTATGGATGAGGTGAAGGTGGAATCGGAGCCTGGCAAGGGAACCACTGTAACATTAAAAAAGACAGTCGGCAGGTGA
- a CDS encoding STAS domain-containing protein produces the protein MMGQSAGRETKRDMKRDMKRDTSEQERKQKGENKVGQAFTYEAAGQTLVIHLPREIDHHNCTILKNETDLLLAENYITRLVFDFTRTEFMDSSGIGVLLGRYKQMKGSAGTVAYYGAGRQVKRILAIGGIAGIVKGYDTKEAAMEGRPERREPCRK, from the coding sequence ATGATGGGTCAATCGGCCGGGCGGGAAACGAAGAGAGATATGAAGAGAGATATGAAGAGAGATACGTCAGAACAGGAAAGAAAACAGAAAGGGGAGAACAAGGTGGGACAGGCTTTTACATACGAGGCAGCAGGGCAGACGCTGGTGATCCATCTGCCAAGGGAGATCGATCACCATAACTGCACAATTTTGAAAAACGAGACGGATCTGCTGCTGGCAGAAAATTATATTACGCGGCTGGTTTTTGATTTTACCAGGACGGAGTTTATGGACAGCTCCGGAATCGGGGTTCTTCTGGGACGCTACAAGCAGATGAAGGGGAGCGCCGGGACGGTGGCCTACTATGGAGCCGGAAGGCAGGTAAAGAGAATTCTCGCCATAGGAGGAATTGCGGGGATTGTGAAGGGATATGATACGAAGGAGGCAGCCATGGAAGGGCGCCCGGAAAGGAGAGAGCCATGCAGAAAGTAA
- a CDS encoding tetratricopeptide repeat protein, producing the protein MDQLKKIRLAANGFYNVGLERAKIRDLTGAAEALKKCLMLNKYHIDARNLLGLIYYEMGEVSDALVQWVISMNFKEQDNRADYYLDQIQRKPERLDVVSQNVKRYNQALLQAQAGDDDLAVLQLTKVVEVNPNFIKAHLLLAVLYMSRGTYTKAGKSLMRVLKIDKNNPKASWYMSIVKARTGRADVERRKLKNAFSHKKMQDDDVIIPPSYKENTGWQSILNIVAGLALGAMVIFFLVMPTRIKALNNEHNQEILRYEEKLNQRNEEIDSLNGQMAQAQSDKETAEQKLDEALNSNDSQVNQYAILVKMLQAYRNNDLTGAVTLYPGFNPYIFTDEEVLAIANGIKQDIETNGYQTLEDLAYTMWSAGRMDDALNYYNTCLTIRPDNPNVLFNMGMIYRSKQDFAKAVELFTQVSTQYGDSEYAEKARNQLTELAPYVQSAAGQQPAAGETQAAGESEAQTAAE; encoded by the coding sequence ATGGATCAGTTAAAGAAAATCCGCCTGGCTGCCAACGGTTTTTACAATGTGGGGCTGGAGCGGGCCAAAATACGTGACCTTACGGGGGCCGCAGAGGCCTTAAAAAAATGTCTGATGTTAAATAAGTACCATATTGATGCCAGGAATCTTCTGGGACTCATTTACTATGAGATGGGCGAGGTATCAGACGCTCTGGTGCAGTGGGTCATCAGCATGAATTTCAAGGAGCAGGACAACAGGGCCGACTATTATCTGGATCAGATTCAGAGAAAGCCGGAGCGCCTGGATGTGGTGAGCCAGAATGTAAAACGGTATAACCAGGCTCTTCTTCAGGCGCAGGCCGGAGACGACGATCTGGCTGTGCTGCAGCTCACAAAGGTGGTGGAGGTCAATCCGAACTTTATAAAAGCTCATCTGCTCCTGGCGGTGCTCTACATGAGCAGAGGAACGTACACAAAAGCGGGAAAATCCCTGATGAGGGTTTTAAAGATTGACAAAAACAACCCTAAGGCCTCCTGGTACATGTCCATTGTGAAGGCCAGGACGGGAAGGGCGGATGTGGAGCGCAGAAAGCTGAAAAATGCATTTTCCCACAAAAAGATGCAGGATGACGATGTAATTATCCCGCCGTCCTACAAGGAAAATACGGGCTGGCAGTCGATTCTGAATATTGTGGCCGGCCTTGCCCTGGGTGCCATGGTTATCTTTTTCCTCGTCATGCCTACCAGGATTAAGGCTCTGAACAATGAGCACAATCAGGAAATCCTGCGCTATGAGGAGAAGCTGAACCAGCGCAATGAGGAGATCGACAGCTTAAACGGCCAGATGGCCCAGGCGCAGAGCGACAAGGAGACAGCAGAGCAGAAGCTGGATGAGGCCTTAAACAGCAACGACAGCCAGGTAAATCAGTATGCGATTCTCGTAAAGATGCTTCAGGCCTACCGGAACAATGACCTGACGGGAGCCGTTACCCTGTATCCGGGCTTTAACCCGTATATCTTTACGGACGAGGAGGTGCTGGCTATCGCCAATGGAATCAAGCAGGACATTGAGACCAACGGCTATCAGACCCTGGAGGATCTGGCCTACACCATGTGGTCAGCCGGAAGGATGGACGATGCGCTGAACTATTACAACACCTGTCTGACTATCCGGCCGGACAATCCGAACGTGCTGTTCAACATGGGAATGATTTACCGTTCCAAGCAGGATTTTGCAAAGGCAGTAGAGCTTTTCACCCAGGTGAGCACCCAGTACGGAGATTCTGAGTACGCAGAAAAAGCCAGAAACCAGCTGACAGAGCTGGCGCCGTATGTTCAGTCTGCCGCAGGGCAGCAGCCGGCGGCAGGGGAGACCCAGGCTGCCGGGGAAAGCGAAGCACAGACAGCGGCTGAATAA
- a CDS encoding bifunctional folylpolyglutamate synthase/dihydrofolate synthase, giving the protein MKNDDKMTENNKTGAGRGEEYSPDACREAEQYLDGIPKFSREKHSLDDIRAMMKAMGLSLDKIRLIHVAGTNGKGSVCAFLSSILREAGEHTAVFTSPHLVSVRERFCFDGEQAGEKEFLQAFYRVREGLCRLQSLGLTHPTYFEFLFLMFAAMMQSRKGFTAVVETGLGGRLDATNAVDRPTLCVLTSISLDHMEYLGNTVELIAGEKAGIIKPGVPVVYDSTDPAAAAVIRDRARELKSPARAVGTDSFSESVLKDGHLFIRKNGEEPLEIPFAAQYQAVNAMLAVQAAEILGIPERAVREGLQKTVWPGRMEEIMPGVYLDGAHNEGGIRAFARAAASLSGKRKILLFAVSSDKEYREMAEILLREFAPDVLILTQIAYGRGLDIHRLEEASREAMAKAGGHGPRLFVRPSAEEALLTALDEKGEEDTVFCAGSLYLIGEMKDVIRRNHYGER; this is encoded by the coding sequence ATGAAAAATGATGATAAGATGACAGAGAACAATAAGACAGGCGCAGGTAGGGGAGAGGAGTACAGCCCGGATGCCTGCAGAGAGGCAGAGCAGTATCTGGACGGGATCCCGAAATTCTCCAGAGAAAAGCACAGCCTTGATGATATACGCGCTATGATGAAAGCTATGGGGCTTTCTCTCGACAAAATCCGGCTGATCCATGTGGCCGGGACAAACGGAAAGGGCTCAGTCTGCGCCTTCCTCTCCTCCATCCTGAGAGAGGCGGGAGAGCATACGGCGGTATTCACCTCGCCCCACCTGGTCAGTGTCAGAGAACGGTTCTGCTTTGACGGGGAGCAGGCAGGGGAGAAGGAGTTTCTGCAGGCCTTTTACAGGGTGAGGGAAGGTCTCTGCAGGCTTCAGAGTCTGGGGCTTACCCATCCAACCTATTTTGAATTCCTGTTCCTGATGTTTGCGGCTATGATGCAGAGCAGGAAAGGATTTACGGCTGTGGTGGAAACAGGCCTTGGAGGGCGCCTGGATGCTACGAATGCGGTGGACAGGCCCACTCTCTGCGTGCTCACCTCCATAAGCCTTGACCACATGGAATATCTGGGGAATACGGTGGAGCTGATCGCAGGGGAGAAGGCAGGAATTATAAAGCCTGGCGTGCCGGTTGTCTACGACAGTACCGATCCTGCGGCAGCGGCGGTGATCCGGGACAGGGCAAGGGAGCTGAAAAGCCCGGCTAGGGCCGTGGGCACAGACAGCTTTTCTGAGTCTGTCTTAAAAGACGGGCATCTGTTTATCAGGAAAAACGGAGAGGAGCCCCTGGAAATTCCCTTCGCCGCCCAGTACCAGGCGGTTAACGCAATGCTGGCAGTGCAGGCGGCAGAAATTCTCGGCATTCCCGAAAGGGCTGTCCGCGAGGGGCTTCAGAAAACCGTGTGGCCCGGACGGATGGAGGAGATTATGCCCGGGGTATATCTGGACGGAGCTCACAATGAGGGAGGAATCCGCGCCTTTGCCCGTGCGGCTGCGTCGCTTTCCGGAAAGAGGAAAATTCTTCTTTTTGCCGTCTCGTCTGACAAGGAGTACAGGGAGATGGCCGAGATACTCCTGAGGGAGTTTGCCCCGGATGTGCTGATTCTGACTCAGATCGCCTATGGACGCGGACTTGACATCCACAGGCTGGAGGAGGCTTCCAGGGAAGCCATGGCAAAGGCCGGCGGCCATGGGCCCAGGCTGTTTGTCAGGCCGTCTGCAGAAGAGGCGCTTTTGACAGCCCTTGATGAGAAGGGGGAGGAGGACACCGTATTCTGTGCCGGCTCCCTGTATCTGATCGGGGAAATGAAAGATGTGATAAGGAGGAACCATTATGGCGAAAGATAG
- a CDS encoding efflux RND transporter permease subunit: protein MIRRFIRAIKIKGLKPAGELEGERKKFRLPDFIIEKNRIIEKLFLIAVLISAVAAPFVEVNYDLTEYLPDTVQSKQGLDLMEEKFGYPGTARIMIDGVTLYQAKQYKDQLEAVDGVDQILWLDTETDVFSADSFIDGDDIADYYKDGSAVMDVTFVEGDTDKRTSRAIDEMEKILGDKGYFTGMAVQNKSLEENVTREMAMILTLGVIMIFVILCITTNSWFEPVLYLTIMGVAIVINKGTNIFLGEVSFLTDSVSAVLQLAVSMDYSIFLIHAFTREKKKGLSQTEALRNAIDEALRSIFASSLTTIVGFIVLTFMKFSIGFDMGIVLAKGIVLSLLTVVLFMPAMILRTTVLIERTAHRPFLPEFDRLSRRIYSMRKGVLIFVAIVTVPAYTAQGMNSFLFGNEAVGNSEGTKVYEDEQLINGKFGRSNMMIALVPDSSLVTEKAFSDEVEALPYTKSVTSMAGTLPAGVPEEFLPRSMTELLHKNGYSRILIYVRTKGESELAYRCSDEIQAIMKKYYPKDSYLVGTTPSTQDIEATITKDYDRVNVLSLICVFLVVMFSFKSLIIPVIIMIPIEIAIFINMAVPYIAGDTMIFMGYIIVSCIQLGATVDYAILTTSNYLDCRKEADKKQAAIMALNRSIPAVLTSGSILTIVGYTVHFISTVAAIGDLGHLIGRGAVLSMLLVLTLMPAFLVLFDDILMDNEFDRLRRLLRRRKGREAETEESGQEEKCRKQRRRPFSHEK, encoded by the coding sequence ATGATACGGAGATTCATACGAGCAATAAAAATAAAAGGTTTGAAGCCTGCAGGGGAGCTGGAAGGAGAGAGAAAAAAATTCCGCCTTCCTGACTTTATTATTGAAAAGAACCGGATTATTGAAAAGCTGTTTCTGATCGCTGTCCTCATATCAGCGGTGGCAGCTCCCTTTGTGGAGGTAAACTATGACCTGACAGAGTATCTGCCCGACACGGTACAGTCCAAGCAGGGACTGGATCTGATGGAGGAGAAATTTGGTTATCCCGGCACGGCGCGGATCATGATTGACGGGGTTACCCTCTACCAGGCGAAGCAGTACAAGGATCAGCTGGAGGCAGTGGACGGTGTGGACCAGATTCTGTGGCTGGATACGGAAACCGATGTATTTTCAGCGGACAGTTTTATCGACGGAGACGACATTGCCGACTACTACAAGGACGGCTCTGCCGTCATGGACGTGACCTTCGTGGAGGGGGATACGGACAAGAGGACGTCCAGGGCCATCGATGAGATGGAGAAAATCCTGGGGGACAAGGGATACTTCACCGGAATGGCTGTTCAGAACAAGTCCCTGGAGGAGAATGTAACGAGAGAGATGGCCATGATCCTGACGCTGGGAGTGATCATGATCTTCGTGATCCTGTGCATAACCACCAATTCTTGGTTTGAGCCTGTGCTCTATCTCACCATCATGGGGGTTGCCATTGTCATCAATAAGGGGACGAATATTTTTCTGGGGGAGGTTTCTTTTCTGACGGACAGCGTGTCGGCAGTTCTGCAGCTGGCTGTTTCCATGGACTATTCCATCTTTCTGATCCATGCCTTCACCAGGGAGAAGAAGAAGGGGCTTTCTCAGACAGAGGCCCTCAGAAATGCCATCGACGAGGCCCTCCGATCCATCTTTGCCAGCAGCCTGACGACGATTGTGGGATTCATTGTGCTGACCTTTATGAAATTCAGCATCGGTTTTGACATGGGAATTGTACTGGCCAAGGGAATTGTCTTAAGCCTTCTGACGGTGGTGCTCTTCATGCCCGCCATGATTCTGAGGACAACGGTTCTCATAGAGAGGACGGCCCATCGTCCGTTCCTGCCGGAATTTGACCGCCTGAGCCGGAGAATTTACAGCATGAGAAAGGGCGTTCTTATCTTTGTGGCCATTGTCACAGTCCCGGCCTACACGGCTCAGGGCATGAACTCCTTCCTCTTTGGAAACGAGGCAGTGGGCAACAGCGAGGGGACGAAGGTCTATGAGGATGAGCAGCTTATCAATGGAAAATTCGGCCGCAGCAATATGATGATTGCCCTGGTTCCAGATTCCTCCCTGGTGACGGAAAAGGCGTTTTCAGACGAGGTGGAAGCACTTCCCTACACCAAGTCCGTGACTTCCATGGCGGGGACTCTGCCGGCCGGGGTGCCGGAGGAATTTCTGCCCCGCTCCATGACAGAGCTGCTCCACAAAAACGGGTATTCGAGAATCCTGATCTATGTGAGAACAAAGGGGGAGAGTGAGCTGGCATATCGATGCTCCGACGAGATCCAGGCTATTATGAAGAAGTATTATCCGAAGGACTCCTACCTGGTGGGCACGACGCCGTCCACCCAGGATATTGAAGCTACCATCACAAAGGACTATGACAGAGTCAATGTACTGTCGCTGATCTGCGTGTTTCTGGTGGTAATGTTCAGCTTTAAATCACTGATTATACCGGTGATTATCATGATACCCATTGAGATCGCCATTTTCATTAATATGGCTGTCCCCTATATTGCAGGGGACACCATGATATTCATGGGATATATTATCGTGAGCTGCATCCAGCTGGGGGCGACGGTGGACTACGCGATTCTCACTACCAGCAACTATCTGGACTGCAGGAAGGAGGCCGACAAGAAACAGGCGGCCATAATGGCTTTGAACCGCAGTATTCCGGCTGTCCTCACCTCCGGCTCCATCCTGACGATTGTGGGCTATACGGTACATTTCATTTCCACTGTGGCGGCCATCGGAGATCTGGGCCATCTGATCGGAAGGGGAGCAGTCCTCAGCATGCTTCTGGTGCTGACGCTGATGCCGGCGTTTCTGGTCCTGTTCGATGACATCTTAATGGATAATGAGTTTGACAGACTCCGAAGACTTCTGAGAAGAAGGAAAGGGAGAGAGGCAGAGACAGAAGAAAGCGGCCAGGAAGAAAAATGCAGGAAACAGAGAAGGAGGCCTTTCAGCCATGAAAAATAG
- a CDS encoding N-acetylmuramoyl-L-alanine amidase family protein, producing the protein MKRGKRKRKTGAETYRKFRWGSVWFTAAVSALAVLGAGTALAAEGYSWISDASGVRYVNQQGQSVSPGWQLIDGKWYWFGEDGLMKTGWLNTEGYWYYLDPSGAMAVGWRTIDGASYYFRESGAMQTGHMTQGETVYAFADSGRVESARKTKNSGGGSFEIGFYDEACQNLASNLNEMKLDSFDGDEDEDYYEDEKRNYDKDASYVISGKLTEIAEHRLEAARDKGYGNGNIPGEGELSDYLKAIGYNSGRRSMEVYIRNADGADEAEEKILDLQEDAKKRKDRPDYYSEMGIAHREDGGRDYYMVIFMR; encoded by the coding sequence ATGAAAAGGGGCAAAAGGAAGAGAAAAACAGGGGCAGAAACATACAGGAAGTTCAGATGGGGTTCAGTCTGGTTCACTGCGGCAGTGTCGGCTCTGGCGGTCTTAGGTGCCGGCACGGCTCTGGCGGCGGAAGGCTACAGCTGGATATCAGACGCGTCGGGGGTACGGTACGTGAACCAGCAGGGACAGAGTGTTTCTCCCGGGTGGCAGCTGATTGACGGAAAGTGGTACTGGTTTGGCGAGGACGGCCTGATGAAAACAGGGTGGCTGAATACAGAGGGATACTGGTATTATCTGGACCCCTCGGGGGCTATGGCTGTGGGATGGAGAACCATTGACGGCGCCAGCTACTATTTCAGGGAGAGCGGTGCAATGCAGACCGGCCATATGACCCAGGGAGAGACAGTCTATGCCTTTGCAGACAGCGGGAGAGTGGAGAGCGCCAGAAAGACGAAGAATTCAGGCGGCGGAAGCTTTGAGATCGGCTTTTATGACGAGGCCTGCCAGAATCTGGCGTCAAACTTAAATGAGATGAAGCTGGACAGCTTCGACGGCGACGAGGATGAGGACTATTACGAGGATGAAAAACGCAATTACGATAAGGATGCCAGTTACGTTATCAGCGGAAAGCTCACAGAAATCGCAGAGCACCGCCTGGAGGCCGCCAGAGACAAGGGCTATGGAAACGGGAATATTCCCGGTGAGGGTGAGCTTTCTGACTATCTGAAGGCGATCGGATACAACAGCGGCCGCCGCTCCATGGAAGTATACATCCGGAATGCAGACGGGGCGGACGAGGCGGAGGAAAAGATCCTCGACCTGCAGGAGGATGCCAAAAAGAGGAAGGACAGACCCGATTACTACAGCGAAATGGGCATTGCCCACAGGGAGGACGGCGGGCGCGATTACTATATGGTCATTTTCATGAGGTAG
- a CDS encoding TetR/AcrR family transcriptional regulator, with the protein MKEENLDRRIRKTRKVIRECLTELLKEKRIQDITVREIAEKADINRGTFYLHYKDIFDLMEQIENELLEELEEVLRRYRASDLLTNPAVVFTEVFHLVKENSGMVSILIGENGDINFVNRLKDIVREKCLRDWMELFRPEVAKEEGVCQGSSAFEAYYAFTVTGCIGLVQYWLDSGLKESPEELASLTEQIILKGIRMFEKEPDA; encoded by the coding sequence ATGAAGGAAGAAAATCTTGATCGCAGAATACGGAAAACGAGAAAGGTGATTCGGGAGTGTCTCACCGAACTTCTGAAGGAAAAGCGGATTCAGGATATCACAGTCCGCGAGATTGCGGAGAAGGCAGACATTAACAGGGGAACCTTTTACCTCCATTATAAGGATATCTTTGATCTGATGGAACAGATTGAAAACGAACTGCTGGAGGAGTTAGAGGAGGTTTTAAGGCGGTACCGTGCTTCTGACCTTCTGACCAATCCGGCCGTGGTTTTCACGGAGGTTTTTCATCTTGTAAAGGAAAACAGCGGCATGGTCAGTATTCTCATCGGTGAAAATGGCGATATTAATTTTGTAAACCGGCTTAAGGATATTGTGCGCGAGAAATGTCTGAGGGACTGGATGGAGCTGTTCCGTCCGGAAGTTGCTAAGGAAGAGGGCGTCTGCCAGGGCAGCTCTGCCTTTGAGGCCTACTATGCCTTCACTGTCACCGGCTGTATCGGGCTCGTTCAGTACTGGCTGGATTCCGGGCTCAAAGAATCCCCGGAGGAGCTGGCCTCACTGACAGAGCAGATTATCCTGAAAGGGATCCGGATGTTTGAAAAGGAGCCTGACGCCTAA
- a CDS encoding sporulation initiation factor Spo0A C-terminal domain-containing protein, which translates to MKTAKKVEHLIRRLGANGSYIGFHFTVAAVTKSIKDRRLLLYITKGVYLEVALENNTTVKCVERDIRTVIEVIWKYGDRELLNLVAGRELKEKPNNREFIDMLARFVEEEEPESRDAAITEADIKEDIKEADIKEDP; encoded by the coding sequence ATGAAAACAGCAAAAAAAGTAGAACATCTTATCAGACGGCTTGGGGCTAACGGATCTTATATAGGATTTCATTTTACCGTAGCTGCGGTGACAAAAAGTATAAAAGACAGAAGGCTGCTGCTCTATATCACGAAGGGCGTTTATCTTGAGGTGGCCCTGGAAAATAATACGACAGTCAAATGTGTGGAAAGAGATATAAGGACTGTGATAGAGGTTATATGGAAATATGGAGACAGAGAACTGCTGAACCTAGTTGCAGGCAGAGAGCTGAAGGAAAAACCGAATAACCGGGAATTTATTGATATGCTGGCCCGATTCGTGGAGGAAGAGGAGCCAGAGAGCAGAGACGCAGCAATAACGGAAGCAGATATAAAAGAAGATATAAAAGAGGCAGATATAAAAGAAGATCCATAG